ACGGAAGAACTTGTGGATTATTCGATCTCCAAAATGCTGGAAAAGCTGGATCCACATACGGCTTATTTTAATACGGAAGAAGCGACAGCCGCACGTTCACAGCTGGACTCGGGCTTTGATGGTATCGGTGTTGAATTTAATATTTATAATGATACCGTTTATGTGGTAACGCCGTTAAGCGGTGGTCCGTCGGAAACGGTTGGAATTCAAAGTGGTGACCGCATTCTTAAAGTAAATAAAGAAGTACTTTCTGCGCCCGGGGTTACCAATGGGCAGGTTTATAAATTATTGCGCGGCAAACGCGGAACAAAAGTTACGCTTACGATTGAGCGAATTGGTTTAAAAGACAAATTGAATTTTGAAGTAGTACGCGACCGAATTCCTACTTATTCGGTTGACGCTGCATATATGGTTGATAAGGAAATTGGTTATATCAAAGTAACCCGTTTCTCTGAAACTACTTTTGATGAATTCAAATCTGCATTGAGTACGCTCAAAGCGAATGGGCTGAAAAAACTGGTTCTTGATCTTCGCGGAAATCCGGGAGGTTATATGGAGCGTGCGACAAGTATTGCCGATGAATTTATTTCCGGAGACAAATTATTGGTTTACACCGAAGGAAAAGACAGTCGCTTCGACCGTAAAACCCGTTCACATGTGGAAGGTGGTTTTGAACAAGGCGCGTTGGTTGTTCTGGTGGATGAAGGAAGCGCTTCCGCTTCTGAAATTTTGGCCGGTGCCTTACAAGATCATGACCGTGCGTTAGTTGTCGGTCGCCGTTCTTATGGAAAAGGTCTGGTTCAAATGCCGATCAAACTTTCTGATGGCGCAGAATTACGGTTGACGATTTCAAGATATTATACGCCAAGCGGACGCAGTATTCAGAAACCTTATGAAATGGGTAAGGGTGAAGATTACAACCAGGATCTGACGCACAGATATGACAGCGGCGAATTCTTCAACGCGGATAGTATCAAATTTGATAAAACAAAAGCATATAAAACAGACGGTGGAAGGACCGTTTATGGCGGCGGCGGAATTATGCCGGATGTTTTTGTTCCGCGTGATACGCTGATGAACAGCAAATATTTATTTGAGCTTTATGCCAAAAATATTATTCGTGAATATGCTTTGCGTTATGCGAATGAAAATCAGAAAAAACTTGAAAAACAGACATTTCAGGAATATCTAAAAACCTTCCAGATTTCTGATGCCATGATTTCTGA
The sequence above is drawn from the Dyadobacter subterraneus genome and encodes:
- a CDS encoding S41 family peptidase, which gives rise to MNQEIPEKPVSNSKSVIRLPIIISITLAAGILLGSTFFSGGKKLTDVAKGYAKFREVLLLVENNYVDSVNTEELVDYSISKMLEKLDPHTAYFNTEEATAARSQLDSGFDGIGVEFNIYNDTVYVVTPLSGGPSETVGIQSGDRILKVNKEVLSAPGVTNGQVYKLLRGKRGTKVTLTIERIGLKDKLNFEVVRDRIPTYSVDAAYMVDKEIGYIKVTRFSETTFDEFKSALSTLKANGLKKLVLDLRGNPGGYMERATSIADEFISGDKLLVYTEGKDSRFDRKTRSHVEGGFEQGALVVLVDEGSASASEILAGALQDHDRALVVGRRSYGKGLVQMPIKLSDGAELRLTISRYYTPSGRSIQKPYEMGKGEDYNQDLTHRYDSGEFFNADSIKFDKTKAYKTDGGRTVYGGGGIMPDVFVPRDTLMNSKYLFELYAKNIIREYALRYANENQKKLEKQTFQEYLKTFQISDAMISELVKDATRSGIKLNEKELNRSKPIIQSQTKAIIGRYVWGRKQKSGLNNEVYEVLNPMDNVYQNALKQFGKALELERGNFSSLNTKKIDK